In Ipomoea triloba cultivar NCNSP0323 chromosome 7, ASM357664v1, a single genomic region encodes these proteins:
- the LOC116025643 gene encoding cyclin-D1-1 — MSVSCSDCFSDLLCGEDSDIIFSGGDEETPECSSSDLAESLPIEADLDESIAGLMDDERNFVPGIDYAERFLSQSLSAAAREDCIHWMLKVQRYYGFQPLTVYLAVNYFDRFLYSRRLPTNGWPLQLLSIACLSLAAKMEEPLVPSLLDLQVEGAKYIFEPKTIRRMELLVLTVLDWRLRSITPFNFLGFFAFKLDPTGTYTGFFISRATEIILSNIREASFLEYWPSCIAAATILCAANDLPNFSLVNAEHAESWCGGLIKEKIISCYQLMRKIAIELSARRYPKVLPQVRVMSRPSISSSDTSSSSSSSSPSYKRRKLNNSVSLSMDDERESSG, encoded by the exons ATGTCAGTTTCGTGCTCCGATTGCTTCTCCGACCTGCTTTGCGGTGAGGATTCCGATATCATCTTTTCCGGAGGCGATGAGGAGACGCCGGAATGTTCCTCGTCGGACCTTGCCGAATCTCTTCCGATCGAGGCCGACCTCGATGAATCCATCGCCGGCCTTATGGATGATGAACGGAATTTCGTCCCTGGAATCGACTACGCCGAGCGCTTCCTATCTCAGTCGCTAAGCGCCGCCGCCAGAGAAGACTGTATCCACTGGATGCTCAAG GTCCAGCGATATTACGGTTTCCAGCCACTAACGGTGTATCTCGCCGTCAATTACTTCGATCGTTTCCTCTACTCTCGTCGCCTCCCT ACGAATGGTTGGCCGCTGCAACTACTGTCCATTGCTTGCTTGTCATTAGCTGCTAAGATGGAGGAACCTCTGGTTCCATCTCTTTTGGATCTTCAG GTTGAAGGTGCAAAATACATATTTGAACCAAAGACAATTCGTAGAATGGAGCTTCTTGTGCTGACTGTACTGGATTGGAGGCTAAGATCCATTACACCCTTTAACTTCCTCGGCTTCTTTGCGTTCAAACTTGATCCCACAGGAACTTACACAGGGTTCTTTATCTCAAGGGCAACCGagattattttatcaaatatccGAG AGGCTAGCTTTCTGGAGTACTGGCCATCATGCATTGCTGCTGCGACAATACTTTGTGCGGCCAACGATCTGCCGAATTTCTCTCTTGTTAATGCTGAGCATGCCGAATCATGGTGCGGTGGACTgataaaa GAAAAAATCATCAGTTGCTACCAGTTAATGCGAAAAATTGCCATCGAACTTAGTGCAAGGAGATATCCAAAAGTGTTACCACAGGTCCGAGTCATGTCTCGGCCGAGCATCTCGTCCAGCGACACgtcatcctcctcctcctcatcttCCCCTTCTTATAAAAGGAGAAAACTAAATAACAGTGTCAGCTTGTCCATGGATGATGAGAGGGAGAGTTCTGGTTAA